In Hyalangium ruber, the genomic stretch GGGCACACGTACTTCTCGCTGTTCCAGGCGGGCGCCAACAACCGGCTGTGCATGAGCACGCTGGCGAGCTTGAAGGTGATGGCGCGCTCGTTGTCCTCGGAGATGAAGGGCATCGTCGTGGCGCGCTCGGAGAACCCGGGGCAGTACCTGCGCTCGTTCGCGGGGGACACGTGCCGGGCGGTGGGCGAGGTGTGGCGCTGGGCGCGCGCGCTGGGAGACTGGCGCCACGAGCGCGCCTTCCTGCTCAGCAAGGTGATGCTGCAGCGGCTGGGCTGGAGCTTCGCGCACACCAAGGCGCTGGTGGACATGGTGCGCGGGGTGCCGGCCATCTACCTGGTGTTCGGCAACTACGACGAGGTGGCGCACCGGCGAGGGCCGCTCTCGGAGCAGGCCATCGCCGAGCTGCACCGGGTGGATGCGTACCTGGCCGAGCTGTATGCGATGGCCCGCGTCGTCGACAACCCGTACGACATCGTCTTCGTTACGGACCATGGCCACGTGGACAGCCTGCCCTTCGAGCAGCGTCAGGGACACCACCTGGAGGAGATGCTGCTGCGGGGGGCGCCCGTGCCCCTGTCGGCGGATGTCGAGCGTGGGCTGCTGGATGGCCGCTCGCCGCTGCCGGTGCGGGCGCCTCGGGGCACGGACGCGCCCGTCATCGTCGAGTCGGGCAATTTCGCGCACGTCTACCTCACCCGGGATCGCGAGCCGCTGGAGGCCCTGGAGCTGCTCTCGGAGTACCGGGACGTGGTGGCGCGGGCCTCGCGGCACTCGGACATTGGAATCGTGGCGCTGCGGCGGGGCGGCGGGGCGGTGGCGCTGGTGAAGGGTGGGGTGTACGGACCGGATGAGGTGGTCCACGCGCCGCTCGCCAGTGAGTTCTCCAAGCGCGCGGTGGCCGACTTCCTGCGCGAGCTGCCGCACCTGCGCACGGCGGGGGATCTGGTCCTCTTTGGCGAGGCGGTGCGGCCCGGAACCACGGTGGGCTTCGCCTGGGAATTCGGCTCCCACGGAGGGCTCACCCTCACGGAGACGCGCAGCACGGTGTGCTGGCCGAGCAACGCTCCGGTGGACCTCTCGGGCCTGAGCCACTGTGTGCGCCTGCACCAGCGACTGGCGGGGGCCTACCGTGCCTGAGGCAGGCAATCCGGCGCGACAGGGGGGGCGGACGCTCCTCAAGGTGCTGGCGGGCGTGGTGGGCGTCGTGCTCTCGGTAGGGCTGATCTCCACGGCCTTCTTTCGCTGGAACTTCGGGGAGCGGGGGCCGCTGCTCGTGCCCCGCTTCCCGCTAGGAGAGTTCTTCCGCGAGCTGCCCGGGCACATGGTGTGGTTCATCCCGTTCCTGCTGCTGTCGGCCGCCGTGCTGCCGCTGCGGGCGCTCCAGTGGCAATGCACGCTCCAGAAGCCGGTGCCCTTCAAGGAGCGCTACCACCTGGTGGCCATCGGCGCCTTCACGCACAACGCGCTGCCCGGGAAGCTGGGCGACATCATTCGCTCCTTCTTGATGGCGCGCACCCAGCGGCTGCCCTTCCTGCAATGCCTGGGCTCGGTGGCGGTGTGCAAGCTCTTGGAGTTCGCCGCGCTGATGCTGCTGGTGGCCGTGTCCTTCCTGGGCCCCTTCGCGGAGACGATGTCCCACTTCGAGCGCCCGCTGAAGGTGGCGGTGTCGCTGTGCATTGGCCTCGTGGCCCTGGTGGTGCTGCTGGCCCACTACGCCCAGCCGCTTGCCCGGGCGCTCCACCGTCGGCACCGGCTGCCGCGCGCGCGCAACCTGCTCGAGCACGTGAGTGACGGGCTGGGCACGGCCCGCAGCTTCCGGGGCATGGCCGTGGCGCTCTTCTTCTCCGTGGGGCCCGTGCTGGCGCCCGCCCTGGCCTATGGGCTGGCCCTGCGGGGACTGGGCATCTCCGGGGGGCTGTTCGCCGGCGCGGTCGTCCTGGGCGCCATCGCTCTGGGACAGGCGCTGCCGGGCGTGCCCGCGGGGATGGGGCTCTACTACTTCGTCACCAGCTGGGCCGCGCGCAGCCTGGGCGCCTCGGAGGCGGACGCGGCGGCCTTCTCCACGCTCACGCACCTGGGCACCGTGCTCAGCCAGGTGACGCTGGGGGCCATCTCCGTGCATCAGCGCAAGCTGCGCATGAAGGATCTGCGGCGGGGGGGCAACCTGGCGCGCGAGGCGGCGCAGCACGTGGCGCACGAGTCGGTGGAACCGGTGTCGCCGTGACACCGCTTCCCAGCGGAGCTTGTTAGAGTCCGCGCCCCATGGAACCTCTCAAGGGATGGACGGCCCTCATCACCGGGGCCAGCGCGGGGATTGGCGAGGCGTGCGCCCTCGCGTTGTCTGGGGCTGGAGCGCAGCTCGTGCTGGCGGGGCGCCGCCGCGATCGGCTGGAGGCACTGGCGGCGAAGCTTCGTACGCCCTCGCATGTCCTCGAGCTGGATGTTCGCTCGCGGAGTGAAGTCGAAGCCGCGCTCGGCGCGTTGCCCGCCCCGTTCGCCGAGGTGGACATCCTCGTCAACAACGCGGGCCTCGGCCTCGGCCTCGAACCCGCCCAGTCGGCGTCGCTCGATGACTGGGAAGCGATGATCGACACCAACTGCAAGGGGCTCGTCTATGTGGCGCGTGTGCTGCTGCCCGGCATGGTGCAGCGCAACCGGGGACACGTGGTGAACCTGGGCTCGGTGGCCGGGACGTTCCCCTACCCGGGGGGCAACGTCTACGGCGCGACCAAGGCCTTCGTGCATCAGTTCTCGCACAACCTGAAGGCGGACCTCGTGGGCACGCGCGTGCGCGTCACGGACGTGCAGCCCGGCATGGTGGAGACCGACTTCTCGTTGGTGCGCTTCCGGGGGGACGCCGAGCGCGCGCGCAAGGTGTACGAGGGCATGCAGCCCCTCTCGCCCGCGGACATCGCGGACATCGTGTTGTTCAGCGTGACACGCCCGGCCCACGTGAACATCAACGTGGTCGAGGTCATGCCCGCGGATCAGGGCTTCGGGCCCTTCAACGTCAAGCGACACTAGGCTCCGGTGGGGTGGGTGTGCGCGCTCGGGCTGGGACGTTAGACTCCGGCTCATCTTGCAACGCACCCGCCTCATGTCGGCTGAAGCCAACGTCGCCTCTCTGCCGGAAGGAGGGCCGCCGCCGCTGAGCGTGTTGCTCCAGGCGGTCCGGGGGGCCAGTGTCTCCCGCGTCGAGGTGGATGCGCTGCTCGCGGGGCTGTCTCAGCCCCCGCCCTCGGAGCACACCCCGCGCCAGCACGCGGACCTGCTGCTGGCCCTCATTCAAGACAATCACCTGGGGACTTTCACCGGCAGTGATGGTCGCACGGTGCGTGCCGTCGCCATCGAGGCCCTGGTGGCGTTGGGTTATCCCTACGCCCTCGAGGTGCCTCCCGAGGCGTTGGAGCAGAAAGAGGGGAGGGCCGGGGCTCGGAGCAAGGAGAGCCTGCCCAGCCTCTTCGACACGGGTACGGGGAAGGTGGGGCTGGCCCTCATCGTGCTCATCGGCCTCGCGGAACTGCTCCTGCTGCTCTACTTCTGGCGCTACCCCCAACCCGATCCCTATCTCCCCGATGGGTATCCCGACAGCCATACGTCCGGAACCCCATCGGTGTCGGCCCTCGTCCTGATTGCCTTCACCACCGTCATCCCCGCCTGGCTCATGGAGCTCGGCAGTCACCCGAGCGGACGGGGCCTCCGAACCTTGGGGAAGGCCTGGCTCACCCTGGTCGGCCTGATCTGGCTCGCGTTGGGCCTGTTGACGCTCAGGCACGGGCCCGCCGAGCCAGTTCCCTTCATCATCGGTAGCCTGACCGTCCTCAGCGCCGTGCTCATGGACTTCCGGAAGTCCTGAGGGACCGGCCTCAGTCGCCGATCGACAGGACGATCCGGCCGTTGATGGCGCCCTTGCGCATGCGCTGGAACACGTCGTTGATGGCCTCCAGCGGCTGGCTCTCGACCGTCGGCTTCACCCGGCCTCCCGCCGCGAGCTCGAGGGACTCCTGCAGGTCCATGCGGGTGCCCACGATCGAGCCGCGGATGGTGAGGCGCTTGAGGACTACCTCGAAGATGGGGGTGGCGAAGTCGCCCGGAGGCAGCCCCACCAGAGCGCAGGTGCCGTGCGGGCGTAGCATCCCGATGGACTGGCGGAAGGCCTCGGGCGACACGGCCGTCACCAGCACGCCATGGGCGCCGCCTACGAGTCGTTGAAGCTCACCGGCCGCGTTCTGGCGCGCATCCACGGCGATCTCCGCGCCGAGCGAGCGGGCCAGGGCGAGCTTCTCCTCGCCGATATCGACGGCGGCCACCCGCATGCCCATGGCCTTGGCGTACTGCACCGCCATGTGCCCCAGGCCGCCGATGCCGGAGATGACGACCCACTGCCCGGGGCGGACCTCGGTCTCCTTCAGGCCCTTGTAGGTGGTGACGCCCGCACAGAGGATGGGCGCGGCGTCGGCGAAGCTCACGGCGTCGGGGATGTGCCCCACGTGGGAGGCCTGCGCGAGCGCGTACTGGGCGAAGCCTCCGTTGACCGAGTAGCCGGTGTTCTGCTGCGAGCCGCAGAGCGTCTCCCAGCCGGTGATGCAGTGCTCGCACGCCCCGCAGGCGCTGTGGAGCCAGGGGATGCCGACGCGGTCCCCCTCCTTGAGCGAGGTGACGCCGGGGCCCAGGGCCGCCACGTAGCCCGTGCCCTCGTGCCCGGGGATGAAGGGGAGCTTCGGCTTGACCGGCCAGTCCCCCTGCGCCGCGTGCAGGTCGGTGTGGCAGACGCCGCTGGCGATGATTCGCACCAGGACCTGTCCCGGGCCCGGGGTGGGGGTGGGGACCTCTTCAATCGAGAGCGGCTGGCCAAAGCTCCGGACGACCGCGGCCTTCATGGTGCGTTGCATGGCGGGGACCCCCTTCGTTCAGGTTCCAGGGGGACACCAAAGCAATCACCGCGCCAGGGACGTGGGCCCTGGGCGCGACCGGGAACACCGCCAGCAGGGGCCGCAGAATCTGCACCGCGCGTGCGCACACCGCAGAAGCTGCACGCGGGAGGCGGAAAAAGAAAAAGGGCCCCGGCTTTTGGCCGGGGCCCTTCTTCAGTGCCCAGGAGAGGACTCGAACCTCCATGCCCTTGCAGGCGCTAGACCCTGAATCTAGTGTGTCTACCAATTCCACCACCTGGGCAGGTGGGGTGCCGCTGTGGGGGCGGACATATAGGGAACCGCCGCGCCCCCGTCAAGCACAACCGACCACTACAACATCACTTCTTCAGCGGCCATTTCCCCTCGGCCTCCAACTGGCGCCGGAGGACGGGGTTTTCGTCCATATAGGCCGTCAGGGACTCCTCGGTGATCTCCACCTGGATGTCCTCCGGGCCTACCTCTGTCTGGCAGCTGAGCCGGGAGTAGGGCCGCACGTCGAAGCCCATGTCCAGGCGGTCCATCTCCGCGTCCGACTGCTCGGAGAGTGAATCCAGCCCCCTGCGAATCCACACATGGCAGGTGGAGCACCCGCACACCCCGCCACAGCTATGTCCCACGTGGGCGCCGCACTGCTCGGCGGCCTCCAGCAGGGTGGTGCCCGGCTTCACCTCCACCGAGGCGTCGTCCAGCGGGCTCTTGAAGTGGACCTTCGGCACGTCAGTACTCCTCCACCGAGTGGCCGGCGACCACCTGGCGGATCGCCTGGTTCATCACCCGCTCCACGAAGGGTCGGGACACCTCATCCAGCGCGTGGATGGCCTCCTTGAGGGCGTGGGCGTCCTGCCCCTTCGCCAGCTCGCGGACCTTGTCCATGGCCGCCTCGATGGTTGCCCGCTCCCCGTCCTGGAGCAGGGCGCCGTGCTCCCCGAGCTGCTTCGTGGCGTCCATCAGCACCCGTTCGGCCTCCACCCGCTGCTCGCGCACCTGGCGGGCCTGGATGTCGTCCTCCGCGTGGTCGATGGAGTCGAGCAGCATCTGCTCGATCTCCTCGTCCGTCAGGCCGTGGCTCGGCTTGACGGTGATGGTCTGGGCGACGCCGGTGCTCTGCTCCTTGGCGGTGACCGAGAGGATGCCGTCGGCGTCCACCTGGAAGCGCACCTCCACCCGGCCCATGCCCGCGGGCATGGGCGGAATGCCGGAGAGCCGGAAGCGCGACAGGCTGCGGCAGTCCTCCACCAGCTCGCGCTCGCCCTGGAGCACGTGTACGTCCAACCCCGTCTGCCCGTCCTTGAAGGTGGTGAAGACCTGGGCCGCGGCGGTGGGGATGGTGGAGTTGCGCTGAATCAGCTTCTCCACGATTCCGCCCATCGTCTCCAGGCCCAAGGACAGGGGGATGACGTCCAGCAGCAGCACCTCGTCCTGGCGGTTCACGTTGGTGAGCAGGTCCGCCTGCACGGCCGCGCCCAGCGCCACCACCTGGTCCGGATCAATGTCGCCCAGGGGCTCCCGGCCGAACAGCTCCGCCACATAGCGGCGCACGGCGGGCACGCGCGTGGCGCCGCCCACGAGGATCACTCCGTCCAGCTCCGCAGCCGCCACCCCCGCGTCCTTGAGCGCGCGCCGGCACACGAGGCCCGTCTTCTGCACGAGCGGCTGGATCCAGCCCTCGAAGTCCTCGCGCCGGAGGACCTGGCGGTGGTCGCCCACCGTGAGCTCCACCTCGGGCGCGTCGGTGAGGGCCTCCTTGGCCCGGCGGGAGGCGGCGAGCACCTCGGCCACCAGGGAAGGGGAGGGGACGCTCTGGCCCATGGCCTGGAGCACCCGCTGGGCGATGGCGCGGTCGAAGTCGTCGCCGCCCAGCGCCGAGTCGCCGCCGGTGGACTTCACCTCGAAGATGCCCTCCACCAGCTTGAGGATGGAGACGTCGAAGGTGCCGCCTCCGAGGTCATACACCGCGAAGGTGCCCTGGCTGCCCTTGTCCAGGCCGTAGGCCAGCGCCGCGGCGGTGGGCTCGTTGAGCAGCCGCAGCACCTCCAGCCCCGCCAGCCGGCCCGCGTCCTTGGTGGCCTGGCGCTGGGCGTCGTCGAAGTACGCCGGCACGGTGATGACGGCCTGCTCCACCTTGCCCGCGAAGTGGGACTCGGCGCGGCGCTTGAGCGCCCGCAGAATCTCTCCCGACACCTCGATGGGGGTGACGGGCTGGCCGCCCGACACCGCGAAGCGCACCACCCGGCCGGGCCCTTCCGAGAACTTGTAGTGGCCCAGCTTCTTCGTCTCGGCGTCCTCCGGGCTGCGGCCCATGAAGCGCTTCACGGAGCTGATGGTGTCGGTGGGGTGCTCCGAGGCCAGCTTCCGGGCGCGCGCGCCCACCACCACGCCTCCGTCCTGGGCGTAATGCACCACCGAGGGCAGCAGCATGGCGTCGTCGTCGTCCGCCGCCAGGCACTGGGGCTTGCCCTGGATGACCGAGGCCACCAGCGAGTTCGTCGTGCCCAGATCGATGCCGACCGCGTACCCCTTGGGCTTGAGCGGATCGTGGATCTGCAGATAGCCGTTCTTGCTCACGTGACCACCTCCTCCTCGAACTCCTCTACCTGCTCGAGGAAGCGCGTGAAGTAGCGCACCCGTCCCAGGGCGTGCGATGCCTTTTTCACCAGCGCGGTGTCATCCGAGGTGTCCTGCAGGGCGCGCAGGGCCTCGGCGGCCTCGGTGAGCGCCTCGCGCTGGCGCGCCGTCACGTCCACCGCCATGGCCTGGGCCCGCGTCAGGTCTCGGGACGCCATGGCCCCTTCCAGCTCCTCGCGCAGCTCGATCACCTCTTCGAGGAACTCGGCGGGCATGTCCTTCTGCGCGCCCGCGTCCTCGCGGTCCAGATCCACCCCGTGCAGCTTCAGCAGGTAGAAGGCCCGGCGCGACGGATCCTTGAGCGTCTTGTAGGCCTCGTTGAGGGAGGTGGTCTGCTCCAGCGACAGGCGCCGCTCCTTGGCGTCCGCCTGGGCGAAGCGGTCCGGGTGGAGCTTGAGCGACAGGTCGCGGAAGCGCTTCTCCATGCCGGGGATGTCGATGTCGTAGGTCGACGGCAGCTCGAACACGTCGAACAGCGTGGCCCCCGGCTCTCGCGCGGCGATCTTCCCACAGCTGGGACAGAAGGGGCGCCCGCCCGTCTCCTTCTCACAGTTCCAACACTTCACGGTGGACTCCTCGGGCAAAAATGAAAAGGGCTCGGCTACCCGCCGAGCCCCCAGAAATTCACGTACCACGCGCTCTCGGGGGCCTTGCTCACCTCAGACGGTGAAGCTCTCCCCGCAGCCGCAGGCGGTCTTCACGTTCGGATTCTGGAGCTTGAAGCCCGAGGCCATCAGCCCCTCCTCGAACACCAGCTCGGTGCCCATGAGGTACAGGTAGCTCTTGGGGTCGACGAAGACGCGCACGCCCTCGCGCTCGAAGATCTTGTCGCGCTCGCGCGGCTTCTCCGCCCACTCCATGGCGTACTGCAGGCCCGAGCACCCACCGCCCTTCACGGCGATGCGCAGCCCGGCCTCCGGCGTCTGCCGCTGCTCCAGCAGGGCGCGCAGACGGCTCACGGCGCTATCGTGCAGGAGAACGCCCTTGCCCGCCGGCTTACCGGTAGGCAAGGGGGCAGACGCCGCCTGGGGCAGCTGGGTCTGTGGGCTCGTCGTCTGCTCGCTCATCACGGCACCTCTCCTGGCCTCTGCTTCCACGCTTCGACTCAGGACGCGGTCGGCTTGACCGAGCGCGCCTCGCGCTTCTTCTTGAAGTCCTCGATGGCGGCCTTGATGGCGTCCTCGGCCAGCACCGAGCAGTGGATCTTCACCGGAGGCAGCGACAGCTCGCGCGCCACGTCCTTGTTCGACAGGGTCATCGCCTGGTCGACCGTCTTGCCCTTCACCCACTCGGTGACGAGCGAGCTGGAGGCGATGGCCGAGCCGCAGCCGAACGTCTTGAACTTGGCGTCCTCGATGATGCCCTCGTCGGTGATGCGCAGCTGCAGCCGCATCACGTCGCCGCAGGCGGGCGCGCCCACCAGGCCGGTGCCC encodes the following:
- the hscB gene encoding Fe-S protein assembly co-chaperone HscB is translated as MFELPSTYDIDIPGMEKRFRDLSLKLHPDRFAQADAKERRLSLEQTTSLNEAYKTLKDPSRRAFYLLKLHGVDLDREDAGAQKDMPAEFLEEVIELREELEGAMASRDLTRAQAMAVDVTARQREALTEAAEALRALQDTSDDTALVKKASHALGRVRYFTRFLEQVEEFEEEVVT
- the hscA gene encoding Fe-S protein assembly chaperone HscA, with protein sequence MSKNGYLQIHDPLKPKGYAVGIDLGTTNSLVASVIQGKPQCLAADDDDAMLLPSVVHYAQDGGVVVGARARKLASEHPTDTISSVKRFMGRSPEDAETKKLGHYKFSEGPGRVVRFAVSGGQPVTPIEVSGEILRALKRRAESHFAGKVEQAVITVPAYFDDAQRQATKDAGRLAGLEVLRLLNEPTAAALAYGLDKGSQGTFAVYDLGGGTFDVSILKLVEGIFEVKSTGGDSALGGDDFDRAIAQRVLQAMGQSVPSPSLVAEVLAASRRAKEALTDAPEVELTVGDHRQVLRREDFEGWIQPLVQKTGLVCRRALKDAGVAAAELDGVILVGGATRVPAVRRYVAELFGREPLGDIDPDQVVALGAAVQADLLTNVNRQDEVLLLDVIPLSLGLETMGGIVEKLIQRNSTIPTAAAQVFTTFKDGQTGLDVHVLQGERELVEDCRSLSRFRLSGIPPMPAGMGRVEVRFQVDADGILSVTAKEQSTGVAQTITVKPSHGLTDEEIEQMLLDSIDHAEDDIQARQVREQRVEAERVLMDATKQLGEHGALLQDGERATIEAAMDKVRELAKGQDAHALKEAIHALDEVSRPFVERVMNQAIRQVVAGHSVEEY
- a CDS encoding alkaline phosphatase family protein, producing the protein MLVVHLDGVPKVLLEEAVRTGRMPFFSQLVRSGAYHLEDAFWGSPASTPFFQAGLLYGLEHPNLPAYSWFDRELGRKVQMNTPKDAHAIEQRLGRRSDTSLLADGGHTYFSLFQAGANNRLCMSTLASLKVMARSLSSEMKGIVVARSENPGQYLRSFAGDTCRAVGEVWRWARALGDWRHERAFLLSKVMLQRLGWSFAHTKALVDMVRGVPAIYLVFGNYDEVAHRRGPLSEQAIAELHRVDAYLAELYAMARVVDNPYDIVFVTDHGHVDSLPFEQRQGHHLEEMLLRGAPVPLSADVERGLLDGRSPLPVRAPRGTDAPVIVESGNFAHVYLTRDREPLEALELLSEYRDVVARASRHSDIGIVALRRGGGAVALVKGGVYGPDEVVHAPLASEFSKRAVADFLRELPHLRTAGDLVLFGEAVRPGTTVGFAWEFGSHGGLTLTETRSTVCWPSNAPVDLSGLSHCVRLHQRLAGAYRA
- a CDS encoding HesB/IscA family protein, whose product is MSEQTTSPQTQLPQAASAPLPTGKPAGKGVLLHDSAVSRLRALLEQRQTPEAGLRIAVKGGGCSGLQYAMEWAEKPRERDKIFEREGVRVFVDPKSYLYLMGTELVFEEGLMASGFKLQNPNVKTACGCGESFTV
- the adhP gene encoding alcohol dehydrogenase AdhP, coding for MQRTMKAAVVRSFGQPLSIEEVPTPTPGPGQVLVRIIASGVCHTDLHAAQGDWPVKPKLPFIPGHEGTGYVAALGPGVTSLKEGDRVGIPWLHSACGACEHCITGWETLCGSQQNTGYSVNGGFAQYALAQASHVGHIPDAVSFADAAPILCAGVTTYKGLKETEVRPGQWVVISGIGGLGHMAVQYAKAMGMRVAAVDIGEEKLALARSLGAEIAVDARQNAAGELQRLVGGAHGVLVTAVSPEAFRQSIGMLRPHGTCALVGLPPGDFATPIFEVVLKRLTIRGSIVGTRMDLQESLELAAGGRVKPTVESQPLEAINDVFQRMRKGAINGRIVLSIGD
- the iscU gene encoding Fe-S cluster assembly scaffold IscU, with translation MAYSDKVIEHYENPRNVGTLDKNDPNVGTGLVGAPACGDVMRLQLRITDEGIIEDAKFKTFGCGSAIASSSLVTEWVKGKTVDQAMTLSNKDVARELSLPPVKIHCSVLAEDAIKAAIEDFKKKREARSVKPTAS
- a CDS encoding 2Fe-2S iron-sulfur cluster-binding protein; the encoded protein is MPKVHFKSPLDDASVEVKPGTTLLEAAEQCGAHVGHSCGGVCGCSTCHVWIRRGLDSLSEQSDAEMDRLDMGFDVRPYSRLSCQTEVGPEDIQVEITEESLTAYMDENPVLRRQLEAEGKWPLKK
- a CDS encoding lysylphosphatidylglycerol synthase transmembrane domain-containing protein — translated: MLAGVVGVVLSVGLISTAFFRWNFGERGPLLVPRFPLGEFFRELPGHMVWFIPFLLLSAAVLPLRALQWQCTLQKPVPFKERYHLVAIGAFTHNALPGKLGDIIRSFLMARTQRLPFLQCLGSVAVCKLLEFAALMLLVAVSFLGPFAETMSHFERPLKVAVSLCIGLVALVVLLAHYAQPLARALHRRHRLPRARNLLEHVSDGLGTARSFRGMAVALFFSVGPVLAPALAYGLALRGLGISGGLFAGAVVLGAIALGQALPGVPAGMGLYYFVTSWAARSLGASEADAAAFSTLTHLGTVLSQVTLGAISVHQRKLRMKDLRRGGNLAREAAQHVAHESVEPVSP
- a CDS encoding SDR family oxidoreductase gives rise to the protein MEPLKGWTALITGASAGIGEACALALSGAGAQLVLAGRRRDRLEALAAKLRTPSHVLELDVRSRSEVEAALGALPAPFAEVDILVNNAGLGLGLEPAQSASLDDWEAMIDTNCKGLVYVARVLLPGMVQRNRGHVVNLGSVAGTFPYPGGNVYGATKAFVHQFSHNLKADLVGTRVRVTDVQPGMVETDFSLVRFRGDAERARKVYEGMQPLSPADIADIVLFSVTRPAHVNINVVEVMPADQGFGPFNVKRH